One segment of Triticum aestivum cultivar Chinese Spring chromosome 2A, IWGSC CS RefSeq v2.1, whole genome shotgun sequence DNA contains the following:
- the LOC123185678 gene encoding protein transport protein Sec61 subunit gamma-like: protein MDAVDSVVDPLREFAKDSVRLVKRCHKPDRKEFTKVAARTVIGFFVMGFVSFFVKLIFIPINNIIVGSG, encoded by the exons ATGGACGCTGTCGACTCCGTGGTGGACCCCCTCCGCGAGTTTGCCAAGGACAGCGTCCGCCTCGTCAAGCGCTGCCACAAGCCCGACCGCAAGG AGTTCACCAAGGTGGCGGCGCGGACGGTGATCGGGTTCTTCGTCATGGGGTTCGTCAGCTTCTTCGTCAAGCTCATCTTCATCCCCATCAACAACATCATCGTCGGCTCCGGCTAG